Proteins encoded together in one Xenopus laevis strain J_2021 chromosome 6L, Xenopus_laevis_v10.1, whole genome shotgun sequence window:
- the ndufv2.L gene encoding NADH dehydrogenase [ubiquinone] flavoprotein 2, mitochondrial — MFVCARIRTGLLSSVRRYLHTTTAYNGAGGASFVHKDTPENNPDILFEFTAENYKRIEAIIGNYPEGHKSGAVIPVLDLAQRQHGWLPISAMNKVAEVLEMPAMRVYEVATFYTMFNRQPVGKYHIQICTTTPCMLCDSDSILEAIVKKLGIHAGETTSDKLFTLTEVECLGACVNAPMVQINDNYYEDLKPNDIENIIDDLKAGKVPTPGPRNGRFSCEPAGGLTSLTGPPKGPGFGVRADL; from the exons ATGTTCGTGTGTGCGCGGATCCGGACTGGTCTTTTGAGCTCA GTCAGACGGTATTTGCACACAACTACTGCATACAATGGAGCAGGTGGAGCTTCATTTGTG cacaaggATACACCTGAAAACAATCCTGATATTCTGTTTGAATTCACCGCAGAAAATTACAAG AGAATTGAGGCTATAATCGGCAACTATCCTGAGGGTCACAAATCAGGAGCTGTAATCCCGGTTCTCGATTTGGCACAGAGACAGCATGGATGGCTGCCTATATCTGCTATGAATAAG GTTGCTGAGGTTTTAGAGATGCCTGCCATGCGTGTATATGAAGTGGCTACATTCTACACTATGTTCAACAGACAACCAGTTGGGAAATATCACATCCAGATTTGTACAACAACCCCTTGCATGCTCTGTGACTCAGATTCAATATTGGAAGCTATCGTAAAGAAGCTTG GAATACATGCTGGAGAGACAACATCTGATAAATTATTTACACTGACGGAAGTTGAATGTCTCGGTGCCTGTGTAAATGCTCCAATGGTGCAAATAAATGATAACTATTAT GAGGACCTGAAACCAAATGATATTGAAAATATTATTGACGACTTGAAAGCTGGCAAAGTGCCCACTCCAGGCCCAAG AAATGGACGATTTTCTTGTGAACCAGCAGGAGGCCTAACATCTTTGACAGGGCCACCGAAAGGGCCTGGGTTTGGTGTGCGTGCAGACCTCTAA
- the eloc.L gene encoding elongin C L homeolog: MDGEEKTYGGCEGPDAMYVKLISSDGHEFIVKREHALTSGTIKAMLSGPGQFAENETNEVNFREIPSHVLSKVCMYFTYKVRYTNSSTEIPEFPIAPEIALELLMAANFLDC, from the exons ATGG ATGGTGAAGAGAAAACATATGGTGGCTGTGAGGGTCCTGATGCCATGTACGTAAAACTGATTTCATCTGATGGCCATGAATTTATTGTTAAAAGGGAACATGCTTTGACATCAGGAACAATAAAGGCCATGTTAAGTGGTCCAG GACAGTTTGCTGAAAATGAAACCAATGAAGTGAATTTCCGAGAGATTCCCTCCCATGTTCTATCTAAAGTCTGCATGTATTTTACCTACAAGGTTCGTTACACAAACAGCTCCACAGAAATCCCAGAATTTCCCATTGCGCCAGAGATCGCGCTGGAACTGCTGATGGCGGCAAACTTCCTagactgttaa
- the LOC121394479 gene encoding cAMP-dependent protein kinase catalytic subunit gamma-like gives MIMFLFCPIHFYASPSPFCFYNQSLILLALEYVSGGTLENIIQDQGRLNNKQVLFYASELVVGIQFLHENGIVHRDLKPENILLDEQGHVKIGDFGLVCTGMYGAKTRCDYYGTPGYTAPQVLLEEQYDAGADWWSLGVILYEMATNRLPFSPKGNLKQQVESIINREPEYPDSLSTKLRDLIKQVSKIRINI, from the exons atgatCATGTTCCTATTTTGTCCTATCCATTTCTATGCTTCACCTTCTCCTTTCTGTTTTTATAACCAGTCACTAATTCTGCTAGCCCTGGAGTACGTCAGTGGCGGAACACTGGAGAACATCATCCAGGACCAAGGACGTCTGAATAACAAGCAAGTGTT gTTTTATGCTTCAGAACTAGTGGTGGGTATACAGTTCCTGCACGAGAATGGGATCGTTCATCG TGACCTCAAACCAGAGAACATATTGCTGGATGAACAGGGCCATGTGAAGATCGGTGATTTTGGCCTTGTCTGCACCGGTATGTATGGAGCAAAAACACGGTGCGACTATTACGGAACACCAGGATACACGGCACCACAG GTTTTATTAGAGGAGCAATACGACGCTGGAGCTGACTGGTGGTCTTTAGGAGTCATCTTGTACGAAATGGCCACCAATAGGTTACCATTCTCACCGAAGGGCAACTTGAAACAACAGGTAGAAAGCATTATCAACAGAGAGCCTGAATATCCAGACTCCCTTTCTACCAAACTGCGTGACCTCATAAAACAGGTAAGTAAAATCAGAATAAACATTTAG